The genomic segment CTTCCTCACTCGCAAGGATGCGGTTGAGTTCCGCGATCAATTGCATGATTTCGTCATATTCTGCTTCAATCTTCTCACGTTCAAGACCTGTCAGGCGTTGTAGACGCATATCGAGAATCGCTTGTGATTGTTTCTCAGATAATGCAAAACGCTCCATCAACTGTTCCCGTGCTGCGTCCGCTGTTCGGTTACCGCGGATGATTTGAATGACTTCATCCAAATGATCGAGTGCAATCCGTAGACCAGCGAGTAAATGCTCACGTGCTTCAGCTTTTTCGAGATCGAACTGTGTCCGACGACGGACGATTTCTTTTTGATGCTCGAGGTAATGATAGAGCATTTCCTTGAGCGTCAATGTTTTCGGACGTCCGCCAACGATCGCTAGCATGTTGACACCAAATGTCGTTTGCATCGATGTCTGCTTGTACAAGTTGTTTAAAATAACACTTGCATTCGCATCACGACGAATTTCCATGACAACTCGCATACCACGGCGATCTGACTCATCGCGTAAATCCGTGATCCCTTCGATCTTTTTCTCACGGACGAGATCGGCAATCTTTTCAACGAGACGCGCTTTGTTGACTTGGTAAGGCAGCTCCGTCACGATGATTCGTTCGCGATCTTTTTTCGTCTGTTCGATTTCAGCTTTCGCACGAACGATGATCGAACCACGTCCAGTTTCGTAGGCACGGCGAATTCCGCTTCGTCCAAGAATCTCACCAGCTGTCGGGAAATCGGGTCCCGGAATGTGCTGCATTAATTCTTGAATCGTGATTTCTGGATCGTGAGACAGTGCTAGAACACCATCGATCACTTCACCAAGCTGATGCGGTGGAATGTTCGTTGCCATCCCGACCGCGATCCCGCTCGAACCGTTGACGAGTAAGTTCGGGAAACGTGACGGTAAGACTTCTGGTTCTCTTTCCGAACCATCGTAGTTATCTTTGAAATCAACTGTGTTTTTATTGATATCGCGGACGATTTCCATTGCGATTTTTGACATACGGGCTTCCGTATATCGCATTGCAGCCGCTGAGTCACCATCGACAGAACCAAAGTTTCCGTGTCCATCGACAAGTTCATAGCGGTAACTGAAGTCTTGCGCCATACGGACCATCGTGTCATACACAGCAGAATCCCCGTGTGGGTGATACTTACCGATGACTTCCCCGACGATACGGGCAGACTTTTTATGTGGTTTATCGGCACGAATACCGAGATCGTTCATCGCATAGAGAATCCGGCGGTGTCCGGGTTTTAAGCCGTCCCGTACGTCCGGAAGAGCACGTGCGACGATGACGCTCATCGCGTAGTCCATGAAGGACGTACGCATCTCTTGACTGATATTAATATCCTTGATGATTCCGTGATTTTGTTCGGACATGCTTCTGGCCACCCTCTCTGTTCAGCGTTAAATATCCAGGTTCTTGACGTAATGTGCGTGTGATTGAATGAAGTCGCGTCGTGGTTCGACTTGATCTCCCATCAAGATATCAAAGACTTCATCTGCTTCGATTGCATCTTGAAGCTCGACACGCAACATTTGACGACCACTTGGATCCATCGTTGTTTCCCAGAGTTGCTCTGGATCCATCTCTCCAAGACCTTTATAGCGCTGAATGTCGTACCGTGCGTTTTCAGGAAGTGCTGCAAGCGCCTCTGTCAATTCGCGTTCGTTATGCACATACGTGATGTTTTTCCCTTGCTTGATACCGTATAGCGGTGGCTGAGCGATATAGACATAGCCATGCTCGACAAGCGGACGCATGTAACGGTAGAAGAACGTCAACAAGAGTGTCCGGATGTGGGCACCATCGACGTCGGCATCGGTCATGATGATGACTTTATGATAGCGCGCTTTTTCGATGTTGAACTCAGAACCAATACTTGTTCCGAGTGCTGTAATGATCGTTCGGATCTCATTGCTTCCGAGAATCTTATCAAGACGTGCTTTCTCAACGTTCAAGATTTTACCGCGAATCGGTAAGATGGCTTGGAAATGACGATCACGTCCGGATTTTGCAGAACCACCCGCTGAGTCACCCTCAACAATGTACAGTTCAGAAATCGACGCATCACGTGACGAACAGTCCGCAAGTTTACCTGGTAGTGAGCTGACTTCAAGAACACCTTTACGCCGTGTTAGTTCACGTGCTCGTTTTGCTGCCATACGAGCGCGCGACGCCATCATTCCTTTTTCGACGATTGCTCGTGCGTTCGTCGGATTTTCAAGCATGAACTGTTCAAACGCACCAGAGAAGAGTGAATCCGTCACTGTACGTGCGTCAGAGTTACCGAGTTTCGTTTTTGTCTGTCCTTCGAACTGTGGGTTCGGGTGTTTGACGGAAACGATTGCGGTCATTCCTTCACGCACGTCTTCACCAGATAACGTACCGTCTGCATCCTTCATCAGACCAAACTTCTTCGCATAGTCATTGATGACGCGTGTCAGAGCCGTCTTGAAGCCTGTCTCGTGCGTACCACCCTCATGCGTCGGGATGTTGTTCGTGAACGAGTAGATGTTTGACGCAAATCCGTCGTTATACTGCAATGCGACTTCGACTTCAATGCCATCTTTTGTTCCGTGTACATAGACTGGTTCCGCGTGAACGACTTCTTTCGAACGGTTCAAATGTTCGACGTAAGATTTAATCCCACCTTCGTAGTGGAAACTACGCGTCATCGGCTCATCCGCACGATCGTCTGCGATGATGATCTTCAAGCCTTTGTTCAAGAAAGCAAGTTCACGAAGACGTGTCGCGAGTAAATCATAGTCATACTCGAGCGTCTCTTGGAAAATTTCAGCGTCTGGGAAGAAACGAATCGTCGTTCCTGTCTCTTCTGATGTTCCAATCACTTCGAGGTCTTGCGCTGGTACACCGCGATGATACGCTTGGTAATACAGCTTTTCATTCCGTTTGACGAATACTTCGAGTTTCGTCGACAATGCGTTAACGACCGAAGCCCCAACACCGTGTAGTCCACCCGATACTTTATATCCACCGCCACCGAACTTACCACCGGCGTGAAGGACTGTCAGGATGACCTCAACGGCTGGACGCCCCATCTTTTCTTGAATGTCGACTGGAATACCGCGTCCGTTATCTTCGACTAAGATCGAGTTCCCTGGTTCGATCGTGACCTTAATCGTGTCACAGTAACCAGCGAGCGCCTCATCGATCGAGTTATCAACAATCTCCCATACGAGGTGGTGGAGACCTTTTGATGCCGTCGAACCGATATACATCCCTGGACGTTTACGTACTGCTTCTAATCCTTCAAGTACTTGAATCTGATCGGCACCGTACCCTTGTTCCAATTCCATATCTTCATGATTACTCATCGGTTTTCTCACCTACTGTTTCTTTATATGATGTCTCTTCCAAATCGACCGTCCCTTGTTTCACGTGGAACAACTTCGCTTGGTTGATCGTTTCATGCGCAATCCCATCGACGCTTGTCGTCGTTAGAATCGTCTGGACCTTTTGTTGCATCGTATCGAGCAAATGTGTCTGACGATGATCATCAAGCTCGGATAAGACATCGTCGAGTAGAAGAAGCGGATATTCCCCCACTTCCTCATGAATCAATTCGATCTCCGCAAGCTTTAAAGACAGGGCTGCTGTTCGTTGTTGTCCTTGTGAACCATACGTTTGGACGTTTCGTCCATTGACTTCCATCTCAAAGTCATCGCGATGTGGTCCAAACAACGTAACCCCTCTTCGGATTTCATTTTCTTTTATTTTACCAAACTTCCGCGTGTAGGACGCAGTCATTCCTTCGACATCGAGTAATTCGTCGCCGAATGTGTCCGAACGATAGATGAGCGCGAGTTCTTCCTGTCCCCGACTGATTCCGTCATGAATCGGTCGTGCCCACTTTTCGAGCTGGGCCATGAAATGATGGCGGCGCTGAACGATTTTAACGGCTAGCGTAATCATCTGCTCCGTCAAGATATCAAGAAAGGTCTCGTCTCCTCCCTTCATGGACAGTTGTTTCAGTAGCGCATTCCGCTGCTTCAACACTTTTAGATACTGGCTCAATTCATGCAGATAGACCGGACTGACTTGACCGATCTCCATATCGAGAAATCGTCGGCGGACTTGTGGACTGCCTTTGACGATATGCAAATCTTCCGGGGCGAATAAAACGATGTTCAGTGCCCCGACGTAATCACTTAAGCGCCGTTGCTCTAGATGATTCAGCTTTGCTTTTTTCCCGCGACCCGAGATGACGATTTCTTGGACATGGGAACCCGTCCGTTTGACGACACGTCCTTCGACGCGCGCCGTTTCCTGATCCCAACCAATCAGTTCCTTATCATGCGTCGTCCGATGCGACTTCGCGAGAGCGAGAACATAGATCGCTTCCAATAAGTTCGTCTTCCCTTGTGCATTTTCACCAATCAGGACATTCGTTTTTTCGGAGAATGACAGTTCGAGTGCGTCATAGTTGCGATAATGACTGAGTCGGACTGAATCCAGCCGCACGTTAGTTGCCCTCGTTCTTGATGATGAACTGACCGTAGTCTTCTACATCAATGATATCTCCATCCCGTAATTTACGACCACGTCGCTGATCGACTTCGCCGTTGACTAGAATTGGCACCTCTGCTAAAAATGGTTTGGCTTGTCCTCCGCTTGAGATGATATCCGATAGCTTCAAGAACTGCCCTAACGTGACATATTCCGTTGTAATTCTGATTTCTTGCATGGATTGACTCCTCCTACCTACATATTATAAATGACGTACTCTTTATTGTACTAAACATTGGACGATTTAGCAAAATCCCCGAACGTATATACGGTATACGAAAAAGACGGATCCGATGTCGAAACAATCGAACCCGTCTTGTCGTGTGTTTTATGTTGATGCTTACGCTGTTCGGACTGGAAGAATCAGTTGCAGAACGTTGTCTTGATCGACTGGGTGCAAGATGAACGGACGAATCGAACCCGTAAACTGGATTTCGATATCAGTTGCGTCAAGTGCTTTCAAGGCGTCCATCATGTACTTCGAGTTGAACGAGATTTTGAGCTCTTCTCCTTCAAGTGAAAGGATGCTGACTTGCTCCGAGACTTTCCCGACCTCTGGTGAATGGGAAGAGATCTCGACAGCTGTCGTTCCTTCAGCAGCGAACTTGATGACGTTGTTACGGTCCTCGCGTGCAAGAAGTGACGCACGATCAATTGCTTGGAGCAATTCTTTTGCGTTCATCCGGACGGCTGTCCGGTACTCTTCTGGAATCAAACGTGATGTATCTGGATAATTTCCGTCAAGTAGACGCGAGAAGAATAGAACATGCTTCATCTTAAACAGAATCTGTTGGTTCGTGATCGTGATATCCACATGACCATCCCCAAGCAACTTCGATAATTCGTTTAGGCTCTTTCCTGGAACGATGACGTTCTGGAACGAGATGTCCGTATCTGTCTCGAACTGAGCACGACGGAGGGCGAGACGGTGGCTATCTGTTGAAACACACGTCAAGATGCCTTTATCGGCTGAGAAGTTCACACCTGTTAGAACAGGACGTGTTTCTTGAACAGCGACGGCAAAACTCGTTTGGCGGATCATCGAACGTAAGAGATCAGCCGGTAAACGGAAACGTTGTCCCCCATCTACTTGTGGAAGACGTGGGAATTCATCTGGATCAAGACCGTTTAAATGGAATTCTGCAGTTCCTGACTGAATCCGTGTCATGAAGTTTGGTGAGACTTCGAGTGTCACTTCGTCTTTTGGCATCTTTTTGACGATATCGCCGAAGAAGCGAGCATTCAAGACGACACTACCAGCACGGTGGACCGTGACGTAAGACGTTCCGTTCTCTTCTGCATAGATTGTCCGTTCAATCGAGATTTCTGTATCGCTTCCTGTCAGCGTCATGCCATCTCCATGAGCTTCAAGTTTGATCCCTGTCAGAATCGGAATCGTTGTGCGGGATGAGACCGCTTTGGCTACATCTTGTACTGCTTGAATTAAAGCTTCGCGTTGAATGGTGATATGCATATCGTCGTTAGACTCCTCTCGAAAATAATGGGCATGCGCCCATCATAACATAATAATATATTTTTTTAATAATAGTCTTAGGGGCTGTGGATAGTGTGGATAAGTCGGTGGATAACTTGATATAAAGCCAAAAAAGGTGTGGATAAGTTGTGGATAACTACCCTACTTTATCCACATGTTTATCCACAGTTTTACGAATGCTTCAATTCATGTTTGATTTGTTCGATGACTTTTCCCGTTTCCCCGTCCGATTTGATCAACATACTAATCTTTTCATGGGCATGGATGACCGTCGTATGATCTCGCCCCCCGAATTCTTCCCCAATCTTCGGTAAAGAGCTCTCTGTCATCTCACGCGAGAGATACATTGCAATTTGACGAGGAAAAGCAATCGATTTTGTCCGTTTTTTCGCCTTAAGGTCATCAAAGGGCAAATTAAAGTGCTTACTGACCGATTCCTGGATGTCGCGAATCGTGACTTTACGCGGTTCAGCGACTGGCATGATGTTATGCAAGGCTTCCGCAGCGACATTTGGGTCGATTGGTCGTCCGACGAGATTCGCATAGGCAATGACGCGGGTCAATGCCCCTTCAAGCTCACGAATATTCGTATCAATCTGACTCGCGATGTAAAGCATGACTTCATTTGAGACATCAAGTTGCTCAGCATTCGCCTTTTTACGTAAAATCGCGATTCGCGTCTCGAGATCCGGTGGCGTGATATCTGTGATCAGTCCCCACTCAAAACGTGACCGAAGCCGATCTTCAAGCGTTGGAATCTCTTTTGGTGGTCGATCGCTTGAAATGATGATTTGTTTTTGGTCGTTATGCAGTGCATTGAATGTGTGGAAAAATTCTTCTTGCGTCTGTTCTTTGCCCGCAAGGAACTGGATGTCATCAATTAAGAGGACATCGATGTTACGGTATTTATTTCGAAACTCAACCGTCTTATTATCGCGGATTGAGTTAATGAAGTCATTCGTAAAGCGTTCAGAAGAGACATAGGCAATTCGTGTCCCTAGATTTTGATCTTGAACGTACTGTCCGATGGCATGCATCAAATGGGTTTTGCCAAGACCAACGCCACCATAGATGAAAAGCGGATTATATGCTTTAGCAGGTGCTTCTGCAACAGCCAGTGAAGCGGCATGTGCAAAACGATTACCCGATCCGATGACGAATGTATCGAACGTGTACTTCTCATTTAATTGTCCGAGTTCACTCATCGTCAGCTCATCTGTTGGTCTGCGCATGTTCGATGGACGCGATTTTGGAGCCGGTGTTGCCTCAATCCGTTCCTCTTCTTGTCGATCAAGCATTTTCTTCGCTTGTCCCTCTTCAATGAACTGAATATCGAGTCGGCTTCCTGTTACTTCCTCAACTGTGTCTTCGAGTAAAGATAAGTACTGGCGCTCGAGCCATGTCACCGTGAATGCAGCTGGTGCTGAAACGAGTAGTGTCGTGCCATTTAGCGTGACGCCTTCTGTGGATTTCAACCACATATCATAACTAGCTTTCGGTGTTCGTTCCTCTTCCTCGATCACAGATAAGACATTATGCCAAAGTTCGGCAGCGTTTTTCATAAATACCCCCCTTTTTTTATCAAGATAGAAAATTTTTGTACACAGGCTTATACACAGACAAGGTTAATGAAGAAACTCGACTTATCCCCATAACGTAAAAACTGTGGATAACGTTATCCACAGGCAGTTGAATCTGTGTATAAAGTTATCCACAGGGTGTGTATAACTTGTTTTGTCCTGAACGATCAGGATCATGTTATGCACAATTAGTGTATCAAAAGAAATGAGCCCTGGCAATGG from the Exiguobacterium sp. BMC-KP genome contains:
- the gyrA gene encoding DNA gyrase subunit A, which codes for MSEQNHGIIKDINISQEMRTSFMDYAMSVIVARALPDVRDGLKPGHRRILYAMNDLGIRADKPHKKSARIVGEVIGKYHPHGDSAVYDTMVRMAQDFSYRYELVDGHGNFGSVDGDSAAAMRYTEARMSKIAMEIVRDINKNTVDFKDNYDGSEREPEVLPSRFPNLLVNGSSGIAVGMATNIPPHQLGEVIDGVLALSHDPEITIQELMQHIPGPDFPTAGEILGRSGIRRAYETGRGSIIVRAKAEIEQTKKDRERIIVTELPYQVNKARLVEKIADLVREKKIEGITDLRDESDRRGMRVVMEIRRDANASVILNNLYKQTSMQTTFGVNMLAIVGGRPKTLTLKEMLYHYLEHQKEIVRRRTQFDLEKAEAREHLLAGLRIALDHLDEVIQIIRGNRTADAAREQLMERFALSEKQSQAILDMRLQRLTGLEREKIEAEYDEIMQLIAELNRILASEEVLLDLIRTELEELKERFNDERRTEIRMDHIEFEDEDLIPEQDIIITLTSSGYIKRMTTDSYRTQRRGGRGVQGIGTNDEDYVTRLLSCSTHDTILFFTNRGKVYRIRGYEVPEMSRTSKGVPIINLIQIERDEKVETMIPVNFKRYLEEQQAAEAPVEVIEGEIEETEEALETEEVVQDEQKSLIFMTRKGRVKRSPLSAYARINKNGLIAIRLFEDDELTSVRLASTDDEVFAVSTSGKAIRFPITNVRSMGRGARGVKAMTLRPDDFVVGMELARDAQDVLVITEKGFGKRTPMTEFRSQSRGGKGLIASKVTERVGQIVAMRIVDVDDDIMIMTESGIVIRTDSQYISRVGRNTQGVKVIRIEEGDRVATVAKLKREETDEMEDDADIVSEENEVVSDASEETEE
- the gyrB gene encoding DNA topoisomerase (ATP-hydrolyzing) subunit B; the protein is MELEQGYGADQIQVLEGLEAVRKRPGMYIGSTASKGLHHLVWEIVDNSIDEALAGYCDTIKVTIEPGNSILVEDNGRGIPVDIQEKMGRPAVEVILTVLHAGGKFGGGGYKVSGGLHGVGASVVNALSTKLEVFVKRNEKLYYQAYHRGVPAQDLEVIGTSEETGTTIRFFPDAEIFQETLEYDYDLLATRLRELAFLNKGLKIIIADDRADEPMTRSFHYEGGIKSYVEHLNRSKEVVHAEPVYVHGTKDGIEVEVALQYNDGFASNIYSFTNNIPTHEGGTHETGFKTALTRVINDYAKKFGLMKDADGTLSGEDVREGMTAIVSVKHPNPQFEGQTKTKLGNSDARTVTDSLFSGAFEQFMLENPTNARAIVEKGMMASRARMAAKRARELTRRKGVLEVSSLPGKLADCSSRDASISELYIVEGDSAGGSAKSGRDRHFQAILPIRGKILNVEKARLDKILGSNEIRTIITALGTSIGSEFNIEKARYHKVIIMTDADVDGAHIRTLLLTFFYRYMRPLVEHGYVYIAQPPLYGIKQGKNITYVHNERELTEALAALPENARYDIQRYKGLGEMDPEQLWETTMDPSGRQMLRVELQDAIEADEVFDILMGDQVEPRRDFIQSHAHYVKNLDI
- the recF gene encoding DNA replication/repair protein RecF (All proteins in this family for which functions are known are DNA-binding proteins that assist the filamentation of RecA onto DNA for the initiation of recombination or recombinational repair.), which translates into the protein MRLDSVRLSHYRNYDALELSFSEKTNVLIGENAQGKTNLLEAIYVLALAKSHRTTHDKELIGWDQETARVEGRVVKRTGSHVQEIVISGRGKKAKLNHLEQRRLSDYVGALNIVLFAPEDLHIVKGSPQVRRRFLDMEIGQVSPVYLHELSQYLKVLKQRNALLKQLSMKGGDETFLDILTEQMITLAVKIVQRRHHFMAQLEKWARPIHDGISRGQEELALIYRSDTFGDELLDVEGMTASYTRKFGKIKENEIRRGVTLFGPHRDDFEMEVNGRNVQTYGSQGQQRTAALSLKLAEIELIHEEVGEYPLLLLDDVLSELDDHRQTHLLDTMQQKVQTILTTTSVDGIAHETINQAKLFHVKQGTVDLEETSYKETVGEKTDE
- the yaaA gene encoding S4 domain-containing protein YaaA, whose product is MQEIRITTEYVTLGQFLKLSDIISSGGQAKPFLAEVPILVNGEVDQRRGRKLRDGDIIDVEDYGQFIIKNEGN
- the dnaN gene encoding DNA polymerase III subunit beta, whose amino-acid sequence is MHITIQREALIQAVQDVAKAVSSRTTIPILTGIKLEAHGDGMTLTGSDTEISIERTIYAEENGTSYVTVHRAGSVVLNARFFGDIVKKMPKDEVTLEVSPNFMTRIQSGTAEFHLNGLDPDEFPRLPQVDGGQRFRLPADLLRSMIRQTSFAVAVQETRPVLTGVNFSADKGILTCVSTDSHRLALRRAQFETDTDISFQNVIVPGKSLNELSKLLGDGHVDITITNQQILFKMKHVLFFSRLLDGNYPDTSRLIPEEYRTAVRMNAKELLQAIDRASLLAREDRNNVIKFAAEGTTAVEISSHSPEVGKVSEQVSILSLEGEELKISFNSKYMMDALKALDATDIEIQFTGSIRPFILHPVDQDNVLQLILPVRTA
- the dnaA gene encoding chromosomal replication initiator protein DnaA, whose protein sequence is MKNAAELWHNVLSVIEEEERTPKASYDMWLKSTEGVTLNGTTLLVSAPAAFTVTWLERQYLSLLEDTVEEVTGSRLDIQFIEEGQAKKMLDRQEEERIEATPAPKSRPSNMRRPTDELTMSELGQLNEKYTFDTFVIGSGNRFAHAASLAVAEAPAKAYNPLFIYGGVGLGKTHLMHAIGQYVQDQNLGTRIAYVSSERFTNDFINSIRDNKTVEFRNKYRNIDVLLIDDIQFLAGKEQTQEEFFHTFNALHNDQKQIIISSDRPPKEIPTLEDRLRSRFEWGLITDITPPDLETRIAILRKKANAEQLDVSNEVMLYIASQIDTNIRELEGALTRVIAYANLVGRPIDPNVAAEALHNIMPVAEPRKVTIRDIQESVSKHFNLPFDDLKAKKRTKSIAFPRQIAMYLSREMTESSLPKIGEEFGGRDHTTVIHAHEKISMLIKSDGETGKVIEQIKHELKHS